The genomic region tcatttttatacgtctacagatacaACTCAATTCAATAGTGTTAGGGACCTCCTTGGGTGAATGGTCTTTAGGTAATTACCTTGAACATTGAAGGTCGATATCATTGACATCTCTCACTCCACAAGCCATATAATCCACTTGGATAGGGTGGATAAGGAGTTATATTCAATTGGTTGGGATCACATTACACCCTCTTTTTAACTAGGGGCAAGATTTTTCTATAGGGAGGAGACTTGTCTTTAGGTGAACAAAAAAGATATgattttatttaataaagatatttaaccTTCCTTGATTTTATTGTCATATTCAAATTTGTATTGTATAGATGAAATATTAGTTATACATGACTATATGGAATCTTAAATTGCTAGTTAGATGTTGGAATTTTATCACATGGTTAATCCTTAGTTGTTTAGATTTACCTTTTGGTTACTATGAGTTGAACGTCCttgtattaaaaaaaaagtatTAATTCAGGTCATTTTGGGGTTGTAACATCTTTCAAGTCTTTAGACAAGTCAATCTCACACAAGCACATTTAGGTGGATGGTCCTAATAAAATCTACGAGGTTTAACACAAATGACTTTCCTAGGGAAGCATTAATTATATGTAGAAAGTTGTAGCATAGAGGGGTAAACCCGAAATCTCAAGCAAATCAACACAAAGTGTCTTCTCATCCAAGAAGGCAAAATCTCACATGTAGGGCTAAAAGGTCAACAACAACATAGGGACATGTATTAGGGGTCATGCTTAAGGAAACATTGCTAGccttagccaaaaaaaaaaaaaacctttgatGAGGTTATTGACAATGTCAAGTTCAACCTATGTGACACCCCATGCTTGTTGACCCATTCCTACAACTTGCTTTCAAGGGGAGATCTTCCAAGAAAATACCATATCAAAATGAGATGCTCTAGCCATTTATAAGTATTGTCAAATTCAAGGATGGCTAAAACCACATCTGTTGGGGATTTAGCATTTGTATCTCATGAAAAACTTTTAGAATGAACTTTTGAGGTCACTTGTTTGGAGTAGTCATTATGCAGAGCTGTCAAACTATTAACACTAACATGAATAGTTGGGTTGAAGCCGTTTGAGGCCATAAAAATGACTAGgctaaaaaaactaaaataaatgaGGAAGGCTATAGGGTTTCCTATGTCATGGGTGGTATGAAACAAGGAAAATCAAAGACGAGAGAAAAGCCATAAACATTCACAGAGCCACATTACTTCTTTAATATTCCTATGATACTTTTTATCAATTGATTTTGGAAAACACTTAACAAAATAATGAAAGGACATACACCTAAcactattttaatattttaaatataaaattaaaaatatttttatgtaCACTTACCCTCTTAATGTTATCAATTTTTTTGAATGCCTTAAAATGACATAACTAAAATATTAGATATTAATTACAATTTCTTACGTCTTATTCTCAAAACAATAAACAACTATATTTCGCcacaaatttcaaactctcaatTTCTCATTTCAATATCCACACATGTCTAATTACAATATCAGTTGATCATACAACTCTTATCCTTACACTCCTCTACACTTCGAAGACCACTTTTTATAATGACATTGTTGAAGTTACACCCAACTGTCATATATTTTATATCTTTCACCAATCAAAGTCAGTTTTTAGATGGTCCTTGTTCTAGTTTAACACCCTGCATTTCTTCTTTTGTGGCAGAGGgtctgaagaaaaaaaaaagagactcATGATGTAGCCATTGAAATTTCAAGCCTTCAACGTGATATACTTGTGCGAGAGATGACGTAGACAAAGGAACGAAGGGTAGGCAATTTCTAAATTAGTTTAAGCGGATTCTATTGAGAGATCTGTTTTCAACAAGGTGCAATGGATGGATTGTACGATGAGCTTTACAACGGCTTCAATGCCTCCAGCTGTAAACTCCATCTCTTTTTTCCACCCACGAGTTTTTTTTTGTCCTCAAGATTACAATCAGATAGAGTGAAGAAATGACGTGTGACTCATGTGTGAACTCCACAAACAGTTTTTGTTGACTAAATGGAGAAATTAAGCACTTCCTTTAATGTCAATATATCCACCCCATGTTATCTTTCATATCTGAAGTGCAATAAGATTGTAACTTCAGTTTTGGGGCTTTTAGATGCGCATGCAATGCAGTGGGAAAAAATATGGGAatcaattaatttttaattgagagCATTAATTAAAACCCTAACTGAGAAAAAGTAATTAGGTTTTGGTTTGCTGGTATTGATATAAACAACGTGTACTTTACTCAACTAGATAGCTGCCTTGAAGTTTAGAAAAAGCTTACCCTAGATGACATTAAAATGCAATTTTTtatattggcaaatactttctgaaCTTTTACTTGGTCTTGCTAACATCAATTGCGTCATGAAGTTAATGTGCAACCTCAAACAAAGATATTGCTACTGTTTATACCATGGTTATTCTGGTCTTCACACTGTGATGTGATTGGATATCAATGTGATTAACCATGGATTGGGTTTGTGCCTGATGGGCAATTTAAAAAGTGGAAAGAATTTTAATTAGAAATATGATGTTTCTATAGTTCAATGATTCGGGATAAAATTGGGTTTGTGCTGGAaagaattagaattagaaataTGATGTTTTTATAGTTTGTTCAGTTATTCTGGATAAAATTGTGTTGAGGTATTTTTGTATGGACATTTCTAATCATACCACATGGTCTGTCATCAAGATAAGAATTTTAATTGTAATCTAAAGGTGATTTATTATTTGGTCAACCACAAATCAGACTATTTAAGCTCTTCCCATTTGTGGTTCTCCTGGAAAAGGAAAACTGCCTGatattcttttattaaaaaatcatCACTTTCTAACTTCCACACTGTGGGCCAACGTGATTGATCAATCTACTTTTTTTCCAATGGCCCACATCAGTATCATTAAGATCCCCAGCCTCCAGGTACCGATTCCTGGATATGAATGCTAGATTTAGCTTTAGGTTTCTAGGTAGTGCAGGTTAGGATTTTGTTGTTTTACAGTTTTTACTTCAATATTGAAGTCTTCAATGTTCTTGTTGGATCACTTTACTTGGAAAGCTATGGTGCAATATTTGGACTATGTACTTTTCCCATCGGTTATTCTTGGCCACTAATAACTATATTACAACTTGGTTGCTCATGTACTGCTGACTATCAATGAAAGAGAGCTCAAGAACATAATGTTCAGTACAGAGAGAATGGATTGGTGAAAACTCAAGCTTACATGATTAGAAAAAATAAACATTTCACAGGTAGATTAGTGAAAGGGAGAAGAAAAGAGCAGGACTTATCAGTTTATTATTCAAGAGCTAATTAAAATTCTGATGGAATAATTTCCAATACCATTAGAAGTGGTTTTCTGCAGATTTATTTTAAACCCTTTTGCAAGACTTCAAGCTTAGCCCCATGAAGCAATGAAGCGTGATGTTAATCAGTAAAATGCAGTTAGTGCAATAATTAAGCCTTCAGTTGATAACCCCTTTGCAGGGCAATGGCTTGTGCGAGTGATCTAAACAAATCTGACTGATTTTAACACCAGACTTTATCAATATGCTGTTGtgtattctgatttgattttggaACTTAAACTATACTTGGCAATTCAAGAATATAGCAGCTGTTTTCTAGGATTCAATTTCAATGGAATAGCACAGAATCCCTTGGGATTTGATACTGAAGTTTATAGCTTCCACAATGTTTGCAGTTAATTTCCATGGGCTGCAACATAGATTTTTAATCTGGCTAATCTTTGCTATAGTGACTATTAGCATGTTGATAGCTTTTTAATGGGCTTATTTGCCACAAGTTTATGTCATTTTGATTTTGATCTATTCACCGAGCCTATTGCTTTATTAAGAATTGTTTGTTACAGAATCAAGTTGTATTCTGCGCATCATTTGGTCCATTCTCCAACAAAATAGAGagttttttatttaattagattttcAACTTCTAGGTGTAACTAAATACAAATATAGACACAAAATATATTGTCTCGCCATAAGTGTAGATTTGTTGTAGGATTTCTATACCCCAAATATTTATAAATAGCTTTTATTATGTAAAAGAAATTGTCAAACATCCCATTACCATGATGTGAAGTTTATAAAAGATTTTATTAGGATTCTATGCATATCAAGGGAGAATTCACCAGGATTGGTAAAAATAAACACAAGCCTCTTCTTAAACCATCCCTTGGTTGCATGTTTCAAAGCATGTTTGGATGTGAGGTTTAAGAGCAAAAGAAAGGCTGCGTACTGCATTCACATTAATTGATTGCTGTCGTATACTACTAGACGGGTTCAGCTAGTCCAATGCATTCTATCTAGCTTAAACATGCCTGGTGACAAGCGAAAGTTATCAATTGAAAAAGATGAACATTGTGATCATTTTACGAACAGTGCTACTTCTGGGTTGTTCTGTTGCTACGAATACTCAGTCTGGAGAAAATGTCCAGCCATGAACAAGTGCCATTTATTTTAAGAACAGCTGTAATTGAGGAAGGCTGTTCTTGTAACGGTTAACATATCCATGGGAAGCCTGAGATAATGAAGTTACTGTTTGAGCTATGAAAGTGTGTGGAGGTAGGTCTGATATATCCCTCTTCTCAGATATTTTTGCTGTTTATAGGTTATTCTTTATTTTGTTATTTAAAATTCCTGCTTTGGTAATGCAAATAAGTCAAAAGAACTTTAAAATTCCTGCTTTAGTAATGCAAATAAGTCAAAAAAACTAGTGCAATAAATTGAATCCCCAGTATTGCTTCACAAGCTGGATCAACGGCCAGCTTGTAAGGAAGCTTTTGTAGTACAATTTAGAGGATTTTGCCAAGTTAATGTTAAAGATGACTTGCTTGTGATTCATGCAATTGCAGAGAAAAGAAACACTTTCACAAAAGCTCTAAACCGAACACAGTATCCATAGAAAAAGTTATCTTGCTATTACAGTCATCACTCAAATGCCATGGCTTTACAAGCATTGTTGGCTTGGCCAAACAAGCATTGTTGCCTTGGCTTTACAAGCATTGTCATGGGAGGCTGTACAAATCTCAATTTCAGAGAACATGTCAGCATATTATTTTAGAATGTAAAACTCTGTACAGGAGAACTTTCCCTTACAAATGGAGCAATCATCTTTTTTGAGATTGGCAGGACAGGTTTGAGAGTACAAATATTTTGCAAAACTGTCATTGACTTCAAAACCAACGTCCAATTTGTACTGCCTGGATGTTCACCATATGCTGAGTCTGATATATGCTCGTAAACATAAAACCTTGTAATGGTCATGGTAAGTTAAATCCAGAAACTACCCAAGTTGCTTCCCTGTTTCCTTTTCAGAAGCAACTGCTAAAAAGATGATTgttctttctaatttcaaaattttgagacaCACTAAAATAGAACAAAATCTATAACATGTACATATATAATATTTTGTCAAGGTTAACTAAAATATCAAATCAAAATGTCAAACATCCTTCTATGAATGTACCATCAATGGTATGTATATAGTGGGAAGCCATGTCAAAAGTAGAAAGTTGTTACTCAGCTGTATAATGAAACTCAATTTGCAGGCGCTTATGCAATGGGATCTTTCCCAACAAACCCTTTTCCAAATCTACTTGCAGTTGTCTGAGTGGTAAAGCTGCCAAAAACCCGTTAATAAAGGCTTTGCAAGATTCTTTTCCTTTACAAATCAGCTTATTCTCATTCTCTATATTATTCAATACCTCAAGTTCCCTTGTGTCTCTAGCTTGAGTTATTGAATTGTCTTGATGCTGTTGATTTGTACTGCCTGCTGATGGAGATTTTGAACCTTCTGCCTTTGAAGTTTTCAAGTCCTTTGCTGTTAAAGATGTCTGATCCTCTTCTGTGGCAGATTTCAATTCCATAACTGCCGTAGGTTTTAAATCTTTTGGAACAATAGATTTTGAATCTTTTGGCATTGAAAGTTTCAAATTCTTTGCAGTCGAGGATTTCCCATTACCTTCTGCTACTACtatggattttgaatctttcaacaatgcattttttgagTCTTTTGCAGTAGTAGACGTTGAAACTGTGCTACTTTCTTCTCCTTTCTGTTGGTCTTTTGCTGGCAGCTGATAAATTGCTGTCTccttatcaaattttaaaatataggCTTGGTTACACCCTTCAAATAATCTTTCCCCAAGTGTATCAATTATGTAGAAAGAATCCTTCTCTACCTTGAGAACAAAAAAGTGGTCATTCCAACTAACTATGTATATATGCTGCTTCTCATCTTCAGCTTTCACATTACTAGCATTAGTGATTTCATCCCAAATGTCATCAAAGGACATACACCCTTGCAAGAAGTCAAAAGAATCTTGGAGACCTTCAGGCCTGAAGAAGCCAACAAAGGACTTTTCTGGAATAACAGAAAGGCTGCGTACCTTAGCTTGCAATATTGTGTCCAAATCAAAATGTCTGTCAGGAAACCTCTCCTTGTAATCCTCCACATCACAAAGCTTCCTCCATTCCTGCGATCCTTCTCTGATCAACATGTCAAATTGTGATTTGACTGGCATAGAATTTGGGTTCCTATGCAACCAATGAGCAAGGACAGCTACCAAAGCAGTGCAAGCACTCTCCCCTGCTGCTCGTTCATTACGCTGATCAATCGAGCCAAAAAATACCTGTGTTGACAGCTTCATTTGTCCATCTCTACTGACCAGCTCTTTCCATTCCCAACTGCCTATGGTGAATTGGTCATCTCCAAAGGCAGAAAAGTTTGATTTTGCTTCATTTTCACTATCCTGCAAAAAGTGACCCAAATTGAGAATTAGTTGATGTTTAAAACTTTGATCTTAGTTGTCCCTACTAGAGATCTAAAGGAATTGGAAAATATGGAATTCTAAAGCAGCAGAGATTGCATTCATTGTGAGGCTGCATGATCATAAAAAGCCAAAACAAAAGAACCAATTAGAAAATAGGATCTGTTACTATTTGGTATGAAAATTCTGTGCTCTAGGCCATCCCACAAAAGAGCCTTTAAGCACAATACCCTCTCCTTTAAATCATGAACTTATCAGTTTCCCTCTTTGTACCTTTGAGACTGCTTAATAAAAAAAAGATTTCAAACCTGATATAAAGCGCCATAGGGAGGACTTTGCTGTCTACGAAAAAGATCAATATCATCTCCACCTTCCTCTCTACATGCTTTATTCAGCAGTGGTTCTCCTTTTGCTCTTGGTGATTTAAAACCAAACTTCCTAGCTTTCCAAGAAAGAAGGCTGCGCTTCAAAACTGGTGGAGTAGCAGGATCTGAATCTGAGGAAGATGTCTCTTCAGTGAGTTTAGGAAGAACGAGTTCATTCTCCCCAAGGTGATCTTCCTTGCAATCTAGACACACAGCTGCAGCCAAAAGATTGACTGCGGCAAGAGTATCATAACTAAAGGTCCCGTAAAAGGTTGAAACGCTTCCTTCCTCAACTACAACATCTTCACAATCATCAATTAAATCCGAGTCATATAATTCAGGACTTTCACATTCTTCACTACTGAGTGGTGACCGTTTGGAAAAATTACTCCCATCCTCATCTGAAGAATCCTTCTCCGATCTCTTTGTAGGTTCTTCGATAAAATCTGCATCTGCGATACAAGGCCCTTTTATGCATGACAAAGGAATCAAAAGCCGCTGAACGGGGTCAAATGCTATCTCCGTTGTTTGAAGTTCCTCAAAATCTAGAGTGAGCTGCATATAACAGGAAATGAAAATTGAAAGCCTGATGAGGAAACAAATTTCACATGCACTAGAATCTCTATAGTGGCTTAATCTACAACATTTCTCTAAAATATCATTAAGGAAAATAAATGATGCCATCTGAATAGGCATAAATTATAAAAATTTGAAGCAAATAGTcagaaacatacaacaaacaaaattGCATGGATTGGTATAAAATGAAGACAAACTTACCACAAGCGCTGCTTCTTTTGTGACACCTCCAATGCAACAAGATATGGGAATCTTGGTGGTCTCCTTCGTGCTTTTCAATGGTGAAGCAAAATCTCCAAGGTTCAGCAAAGCTGTTCCAACAACAGATTGTCTGGTTTTTGATTCCTCTAAAACATCCTGTGAATTTTGGTTCAGAATAACATTTGCCTCAGTTTTTTAACAAGATTACTTATATCAATAGGGCCCATGCCATGAAAAAGATGTTTAATTTTTTCTCGTGAATCACATGCATACCAATTCATCTACATTAATATTGAAATTTGGTTCAATAATCAATATCAATGCCCAATCAAAACAGATCCTGACGCCTAAACAATGACAATTGATTTCTTCTTTTGAATATATACATGCATGAACACTATCACATTCCActcaaaaagtaaaataaaaaagcTAGATCTGTAGCTAGACATGCACCGAACAAAAAGAATTGATGATCATCAAAACTTGTTAAAATGGAACTTACAGTGATGATCTGAATTCGAACATCCCACCTATTGAAGGCATTGTCCTTAAGCAGAGTAAGGACACAAACATGGCCAAAAATCTCATCCCATTCCACAATTCCATTATCTCCAATACCATGAAAACTTGTGCAGTTCTTCTGTATACTTCTAAACCTATAACCCAATTTCCTCCTTGGACCTTCCCATTTAATAAGGGCCATCAATTTGGAACTCTCCTTCAACCCGCCATTCTCATCTTCACCACCACCAAGAGCTTCCAGGCTATGCAGAACCAAGTTAAGCTGATACTTCTTGGTAACCAGAAGAGGCCAAGGTCTCCACCTGATCATCTTAGCCACCATAATTACCCTCTATGTTATGATTTTTGTTGGGGCACCAGATATAACCAGCGGTGGAGATGAAATTAAGCGCCAATTATGGTATCTTCATCTCATCTTCTTGGAAACCATAAACCTACTGTATTGTGACTCATCTTATAAGTTATCCTCTCGTCCCCAGGCACTCTGCACAGAGAAAAATGGATTTAAAGGAGAATTCCGGAGGAGAAAAATTAAGTTAAACTCCTGGAAAACGATGATCTACATCTGCATGTGGGTAGTGACAAATTCCATTGCATGAATTGCCCAAGTCCTTAAAATCCTCTAAAAATCTCTACTTTTTCATCATCATCCACATCCACCATAGATACTCTCTACTCAATCCAATTCCGCATGTAACAAActgaattttttatattaaaacaaAAACCTCTACAGCCAAACACAACCTACCCagaatcaaattaataaaaattgaGCACACCCCAACCTGCATTACAGATTTAACTCCATCAAATCCACCTTAAAACAGCCAGAGCACTTACTTCCAGCGAAGTCAACTCCCGCTAACTACAGTTACAAAACATTCTACTCCGCGTTTTTTAGATTTAGGATATCATAAAACCGGATACGTTGATATATTGCGTTACTTTAGCTTGCTAATATAACGACTACGGCGTACTTTTCGGGGGGACCAGCAAAATCGACGGGTTGAGTGAGCTGAAAGAGACACGTGGACGGATGAGATTTCAGGGCCGGCATAATTATGGATATTTTTGGCGGAATCGGGTATTTATGTGCGTTTTGTCGCTTTGCGGACAGGCTGGCCGTGAGCTTGCAAAACAATGTTAAGAAAATacgaatttattattatttattaattgatttggAGGGTTGCTTTGCGGAACTTTCGAAGACTAGGCGACGACGGAGTCCAGTTATAAACGGATTCCCAACCCCAAATATAGCACAACCACATTAGCTTTTCGATGTCCCCGCTTCTCCAAATTTTTTAATACTTGTTGTtttcttctttatttatttatagtaAATTTCAGTTAATTATGGGGAAAAGATGTTAGAGAGAATGAATTTAATTTtagatatatttattattaatagcTTATGAAAATGCATATAATGGCATTAAATTTGCATATGTTGTATAAAGATAAATTGGTATTGTAGACATTATTTAGTATatctatatttttaaaaatctatgtaaaataagAAAGTAATCTTTATCTATCAGTGGTTTTTTTCTTAAAAAACAAGGTAAAGATCACATGCAGAACTAATcccaataaaataaaaaatgtgtcTTCCAAACAATTAGCaaaataatataaatgaaaaaaaaattatccatTTTAAAAAACAATGTTTTTGCATGCATTTTTTGCTTTAAATGCTTCTAAATCTCTAGAAATGCTGATCGCGTTTGCTATTCTCATAACTATAGTGTAAAAAGCTTATTACAATTgtcttttaaataaatgtttttctaTTACAATTTTTTCTTCTACTTGTGCACTTTTTCATCCTATGATAGATGGATCACATTAAAGGAGATTCAATGGGAATATACATTTGGTGAAGAACTTGCTTAAGAAGAAAGTGGGTCATAACTAGATTAATGACAATGTTGTACATCTTTAGAATTATATCTTATGACGTTTTCTAAAGTTTATCCCTTTAGACTAAATTATGGTAGGATAGATATatgaattgaaatagaaattgttGCCTTTCTAATGAAAAAAGTTTATAATATATCTATTTTTAACATAAAAGACATGGTCCCGTGTTTACAATTCACTAACCCAGAAAATTATATTGATAGTTGTCATTACAATACAATGAGAGATCGTAATAAAGTATTGGATAACAAGAATTCTCATAACTATAGTGTAAAAAGCTTATTACAATTGTCTTATAAATAAAAGTTTTTCTATTACAATTTTTTCTTCTACTTGTGCACTCTTTCATCCTATGATAGATGGATCACAttaaacgttgatgcaaaaactaTCACACAATCAAATTAAGAAGGAATCCAAATCTaatactattaaaaaaaaaaatctatgcaACAAATTTCATTTTTTACCTCACAATTGGTTGAAACATTTAAGCCATTCATATTATCAAATTCCAAAAACTTTTGTTTGATAATTTACCTTTCTatatcaatttgaaaattttattcTAAATCTAAAAAGTTGCCTCACAATTTATTAAaccaaaataaacataaaataataattaatattctaGTGTAAAATAATACTAATATAAATTATCATAGATGTATTCATTTAAAAGATGCTAGAAATATAATTCCAAGATATATGCTAGAGACATAGTGTAGATATGTACCCCCTCTctctatgcatgtatgtatgtatgtatttatgtatgtatgcacacatatacatatacatgtatagttTACTCTAATGAATGATGTGTAATAGAAAATAATTTTCTTATGAACTTAATCTAGACTAATTAAATGAAATGTTTCTAACAACACAAATCAATCCAAACTAATAATtaatttttgtttgtaatttttataaaattatgaatattttaagattaaaataataaaatatgaaatgtAAATGAAACAATAACTTAGCTCTTAGCTTTATGGTCATATAATGAGTTGCTACCTCTTTTTAAGTGTATTGATTTGGATTTTGCCTTAGATCCAAACTCCATCCCATGTTGACTTTGTGAGATTGGGTCTACTTTGTAGTTACAAATCAAATCATCTGATCTACATATTTTGTCTTACCAAGTTTTTACTTTTGCTAAATATGTATCACTAGAGCtatctttgttttctcttttcttttatgATGTTTGGTAATTTATAGTATTTTGAAATATCTGAAAAGAGTTTTTGTTATGTCACAAGGGAACATATTCACTAAGGTCATCCTTGGAATATGTGTAAGAGATTAAAAAGAGCAAATGACCTAGAATGATGGGCATATATATGTTATTCATTTTAATGTGTTAAGATAAAGTGTTTCACTATTAATTGCTCTATGAATGCTTTTAAGATGACAAAAAATGGTCATGGATGAATATCTAAGCATGCATGGTTCATATTAAATGGAGGTTATATGTAAAGGTGTGCAAAAATGGATAAGAAGTGGAAAAATATAGTCAGATAAGTTAAGGCTAGGGAAATGAAACCAACTTTGCACAAATTGCATCATTCATCAATGCACATATGTATTAAGAATTTCTTTCAAAGTAGGCACAAATCTATGGAAAATAGTGTGTGCATACCAGTACAACATGTAAATGATTGTCAAGTTTATGTTAAAGGGTTCTTGTTATCCAATACTTTATTACAATCTCTCATTGTATTACAATGACAACTATCAATATAATTTTCTGGGTTAGTGAATTGTAAACACAGGACCATGTCTTTTATGTTAAAAAGagatatattataattttttttctttagaaaggcaacaatttctatttcaattcatATATCTATCCTACCATAATTTAGTCTAAAGGGATAAACTTTAGAAAATGTCATATGATATAATTCTAAAGATGTACAACATTGTCATTAATCTAGTTATGGCCCACTTTCTTCTCAAGCAAGTTCTTCACCAAATGTATATTCCCATTGAATCTCCTTTGATGTTAAAATCCATACAATTTGTTGGAGATGTTCTACGGTGCACTAGCCCTTTTCATTCATTGCAATTGATTTCTTTCAAATGCTAATATTATGAATGGCCACCATGGCCTTATGACCAAACCTTCATAGATAGTCATGATGACATTTATCAATAGAAATTTTGCTTTAATTACTACTCCCTACAATATCAAATCCAATCCTCCCAACAAATTTACCAATCAAGAAGTCATTTTCTTGAG from Cryptomeria japonica chromosome 3, Sugi_1.0, whole genome shotgun sequence harbors:
- the LOC131072937 gene encoding uncharacterized protein LOC131072937 — encoded protein: MVAKMIRWRPWPLLVTKKYQLNLVLHSLEALGGGEDENGGLKESSKLMALIKWEGPRRKLGYRFRSIQKNCTSFHGIGDNGIVEWDEIFGHVCVLTLLKDNAFNRWDVRIQIITDVLEESKTRQSVVGTALLNLGDFASPLKSTKETTKIPISCCIGGVTKEAALVLTLDFEELQTTEIAFDPVQRLLIPLSCIKGPCIADADFIEEPTKRSEKDSSDEDGSNFSKRSPLSSEECESPELYDSDLIDDCEDVVVEEGSVSTFYGTFSYDTLAAVNLLAAAVCLDCKEDHLGENELVLPKLTEETSSSDSDPATPPVLKRSLLSWKARKFGFKSPRAKGEPLLNKACREEGGDDIDLFRRQQSPPYGALYQDSENEAKSNFSAFGDDQFTIGSWEWKELVSRDGQMKLSTQVFFGSIDQRNERAAGESACTALVAVLAHWLHRNPNSMPVKSQFDMLIREGSQEWRKLCDVEDYKERFPDRHFDLDTILQAKVRSLSVIPEKSFVGFFRPEGLQDSFDFLQGCMSFDDIWDEITNASNVKAEDEKQHIYIVSWNDHFFVLKVEKDSFYIIDTLGERLFEGCNQAYILKFDKETAIYQLPAKDQQKGEESSTVSTSTTAKDSKNALLKDSKSIVVAEGNGKSSTAKNLKLSMPKDSKSIVPKDLKPTAVMELKSATEEDQTSLTAKDLKTSKAEGSKSPSAGSTNQQHQDNSITQARDTRELEVLNNIENENKLICKGKESCKAFINGFLAALPLRQLQVDLEKGLLGKIPLHKRLQIEFHYTAE